DNA sequence from the Candidatus Poribacteria bacterium genome:
TGCGCGGCTATCGGATTGCTGTTACTATTAAGGACGCGATTTAAAGAGGCAAAGGTTGCATAGCGGAAAAAAATGTGAAAAATCAAACCCAACAGTGCTGAAAGAGTGTGTAAAGTTTTTGGCATTAGCCTTTGTCTTCTCTTGTGTGAGAGATTCTAACCGGATTTTTGACCTGTTTCCTCTTCAACCTCGTAGGGGTGGCATCTCTGTAGAACTAAAATGTTTGCTTGACATAACTTAGAAAAATCAGTATATTAAAGCGATATGAAACTCTTATCTATAAACGTCTCAAAGCCAAAGCCTATACAATACGGTGGTAAGACGATCCAGACAGGGATTTTCAAAGAACCCGTGTCAGGCACTGTCATGCTCAGAGAGAAGAACATTGACGGGGATGGTCAGGGCGATCTGCGGGTACACGGCGGCACCTATAAAGCCATCTACGGCTATCCGTTTGAGCATTACGCCCACTGGCAGCATGAGTTGCAAAGAGATGATTTGACCTACGGACAGTTCGGCGAAAATCTCACGGTTGAAGGTCTACTGGAAGAAGCAGTTCACATTGGTGATGTTTTTCTGGTCGGTTCAACGGTGAAATTACAGGTTACACAACCCCGCGTGCCGTGTTTCAAGCTGGCATACAAGATGGGACTGCCGGAATTCGCCAAACAGTTTTTAGAGAGTCGGCGCGTCGGTTTCTATTTCCGAGTGCTTGAAGAAGGCGAAATCACTGCTGGTGATACGATTGCCCGCATTGAAGTCGCATTGGAACCTATGAGTGTCACTGAGATAGTTAACCTCCGCTATTTTGATAGGGATAACCACGAGAAGATCGGACGAGCGAGGAAACTACCTGCGCTCTCGCCGAGTTGGAAGCGGGATTTTACAAAAATTTTATCAAAATGAATATTTTTAAAGCAACAACCAAACGCGAAACGAGCGAAGCAGCAGCACATCTCGCAAGTCAAAAACTTCGTGAGGCGTTGGATGCGAATGGACGTGCCAGTTTCATCGTTGCAACAGGCGCGTCTCAATTTGACTTCCTTGCCGCGCT
Encoded proteins:
- a CDS encoding MOSC domain-containing protein; the protein is MKLLSINVSKPKPIQYGGKTIQTGIFKEPVSGTVMLREKNIDGDGQGDLRVHGGTYKAIYGYPFEHYAHWQHELQRDDLTYGQFGENLTVEGLLEEAVHIGDVFLVGSTVKLQVTQPRVPCFKLAYKMGLPEFAKQFLESRRVGFYFRVLEEGEITAGDTIARIEVALEPMSVTEIVNLRYFDRDNHEKIGRARKLPALSPSWKRDFTKILSK